The proteins below come from a single Granulicella sibirica genomic window:
- a CDS encoding MFS transporter, whose translation MPNLTKQLNTPAKVLFASLVGTTIEFFDFYIYATAAVIVFPKLFFPAGDATAATLASLATFAIAFIARPIGSTLFGHFGDRVGRKATLVLALSTMGLSTFAVGALPTYKTAGVLASLLLALCRAGQGIGLGGEWGGAILLATENAPPGKRAWYGMFPQLGAPIGFFFSSATFLLISKWLSPAQFLSFGWRLPFLASGVLVLLGLYVRLTITETPVFAAAMERREPHRVPIFAVVRNHFGVLVAATLTSLATFVLFYVMIVFTLTWATSALHYSKNEFLRMQLIGVVFFALAIPAAALLAERGRKRVMIAISLGIAVFGLFFAPMFQSGHTGALVMLILGLSLMGLTYGPLGTVLSELFPTAVRYSGSSLAFSVAGILGASLTPYIATKLATAYGLQYVGYYLSAAAVITIIGLLGIRETKYQDLNL comes from the coding sequence ATGCCCAATCTAACAAAACAATTGAACACGCCAGCCAAGGTGCTCTTCGCCAGTCTTGTCGGTACGACTATCGAATTCTTCGACTTTTACATTTATGCCACCGCGGCCGTCATAGTCTTCCCTAAGCTATTTTTTCCTGCTGGCGACGCAACGGCTGCAACGCTCGCCTCTCTCGCCACCTTTGCCATTGCCTTCATTGCGAGGCCTATCGGCTCTACGCTCTTCGGCCACTTTGGTGACCGTGTCGGCCGCAAAGCTACACTGGTTCTTGCGCTATCGACAATGGGTTTATCGACATTCGCAGTCGGCGCGCTGCCAACTTACAAGACAGCGGGCGTTCTCGCCTCGCTATTGCTAGCGCTCTGCCGCGCGGGTCAAGGTATCGGTCTTGGCGGTGAATGGGGAGGCGCTATCCTGCTCGCGACGGAAAACGCTCCACCCGGCAAGCGTGCTTGGTACGGCATGTTCCCGCAACTCGGTGCACCCATCGGCTTCTTCTTTTCGAGTGCGACTTTCCTGCTGATCTCTAAATGGCTCAGCCCTGCGCAGTTCCTGAGTTTCGGATGGCGGCTGCCGTTCCTCGCGAGTGGGGTACTCGTCCTGTTAGGTCTCTATGTGCGCCTGACGATCACCGAAACTCCGGTCTTCGCCGCGGCGATGGAACGTCGCGAGCCCCATAGAGTTCCTATTTTCGCGGTGGTCAGAAATCATTTTGGCGTCCTCGTAGCGGCCACGCTTACTAGCCTGGCGACCTTCGTTCTCTTCTACGTGATGATCGTTTTTACCCTTACGTGGGCCACGTCCGCTTTGCACTATAGCAAGAACGAATTTCTTCGGATGCAGCTCATCGGCGTCGTATTCTTCGCACTCGCGATTCCTGCCGCCGCGCTGCTTGCCGAGCGCGGACGCAAGCGGGTCATGATCGCCATTAGTCTTGGCATCGCGGTCTTCGGGTTGTTCTTCGCACCGATGTTCCAGTCCGGTCACACAGGTGCACTCGTGATGCTCATCCTCGGCCTATCTTTGATGGGCCTTACCTACGGCCCGCTCGGCACAGTGCTGTCGGAGTTGTTTCCAACAGCCGTCCGCTACTCCGGCAGTTCGCTCGCCTTCAGCGTTGCAGGCATCCTCGGTGCGTCGCTCACGCCCTACATCGCAACTAAGCTGGCCACGGCCTATGGTCTACAGTACGTTGGCTACTATCTTAGCGCCGCGGCGGTGATTACTATCATCGGCTTGCTCGGCATTCGCGAGACAAAATACCAAGACCTGAACCTTTAG
- a CDS encoding NAD(P)-dependent oxidoreductase — MEVVLYSIPQYRAFAESFCFEISEIRPNDRFYLTDVHCDTPAIRNCEVLLTLGRLTGQDLSAYRYLTFIQTLSAGYEQIDCEAASAAGIWVSYAPSEQTGNADAVAEFVIMNILTLSRNLLGALSAVTNAPFDPLPVARGLGGKKVCVVGFGGVGRALLERLRPFGCDTVVVTRNPKKAGLDFAPHPLEDLPEVLRTADIVVLCLRADNQNRHLFDGALFHTMKAGALFINVARGSLVDEMALQTAIETGHLRAAALDVLENEPVNSANPLVSLERTLITPHCAGFTDTMLRGTIAYVDAVLSTFQNGERPASLLNEPQMPRRQLAQPHLETGFIGTL, encoded by the coding sequence TTGGAAGTCGTCCTGTACTCCATCCCGCAATACCGCGCATTCGCAGAGTCATTTTGTTTTGAAATCTCGGAGATCAGACCAAATGATCGGTTCTACCTTACTGACGTCCATTGCGACACTCCTGCCATTAGGAATTGCGAAGTGTTGCTCACTCTTGGGCGTCTTACGGGCCAAGACTTATCTGCATATCGCTACCTGACTTTCATCCAAACTCTTTCGGCGGGATACGAGCAAATAGACTGTGAAGCCGCTTCCGCGGCAGGCATCTGGGTTTCTTATGCTCCTTCCGAACAGACTGGTAACGCCGATGCAGTCGCGGAGTTCGTGATCATGAACATCCTCACACTCTCTCGTAATCTCCTTGGTGCGCTCTCAGCGGTGACCAACGCACCTTTTGACCCACTTCCAGTCGCCCGAGGCCTCGGGGGGAAGAAAGTTTGTGTCGTAGGTTTCGGCGGCGTCGGTCGTGCACTTCTAGAAAGATTGAGGCCTTTCGGTTGCGATACGGTTGTCGTAACCAGAAATCCCAAAAAAGCGGGCTTGGACTTTGCACCGCATCCGCTCGAAGATCTCCCGGAAGTCCTTCGCACTGCAGACATAGTCGTTCTCTGTCTTCGTGCCGATAATCAGAATCGTCACCTGTTTGACGGGGCGCTATTTCATACTATGAAAGCCGGTGCACTCTTCATCAATGTCGCCCGCGGCTCCCTGGTTGATGAGATGGCACTGCAGACCGCTATCGAAACAGGACATCTCCGCGCCGCAGCTCTCGACGTTCTTGAAAACGAGCCCGTTAATTCTGCAAACCCTTTGGTCAGTCTTGAAAGGACGCTCATTACCCCACATTGCGCGGGATTTACCGACACCATGCTTCGCGGAACGATCGCGTATGTCGACGCTGTCTTATCAACATTTCAGAACGGCGAGCGCCCAGCGTCGTTGCTTAACGAGCCCCAGATGCCACGACGACAGCTGGCGCAACCACATCTAGAAACAGGATTCATCGGGACGCTGTAA
- a CDS encoding VirB4 family type IV secretion system protein, which produces MPMTHEQHEKSLKSPAVCELLPLRDLPAGDNVMVRTNGAFVAGYELRGILTYFATDEDRNQTKSMLEALFRSIPDVSMRLQFRYEISEHLGDLLDSYVQQQRSQQPEVMALDAHRMRMWMEKEHNGFYFENHLHIYLVWDPRIHAKLYHSAQQNRKLGGFTVSQKKAIQRTRREHETYLAEFESILRGIEGSMEATNLGPRRLSTQELFEELKHSQHPSRRDRRPYVPGEELLDYRSAREQATQSSILNETESYLNIDGYLYSVVSLKELPDATFPGMLQNFSTLGFPVVISGQVVIPDQVKVLKGYKKRLQKMTAAQKDANGNFKSNPEAEVAQAQLIQIQRAIISSSLKTAKLSLSVVVRTSQQAVTLGDLERSERELANRTQEVLNAFTHMNGAKAVMESIAKRRIFLGTLPGMAEPDKRDQDMLTSNVADLVPVEMPWTGTRRSPLILFETPYRQLIPFSMFDPDLSDANGLLMAKSGGGKTLAAQQMLLMAARGNPLISILERGDSYQPLVELMGGEMIEMSLDSDQTINPWDLPRGEIKPSNDQISFLKNLTRHMLGENTPPDMDIDLLDSVLLEAIASTYKRCSAKTSNPVPLFGDLAAELAHWQDRDRNQKINAMAQMASTKLRAWVDEGPYARLFDRTTTVHLNNPWLYFNVEKLKDDPRLERAMSLLIAHTATYRASGSTGQPSIVLLDECWALLESPILASVVVQLFRTARKRNASVWGISQTPEDFVGTPDRPNEHGAGIVKNATTKIIGKQPGDMTALREHVHLNETALNQIKTFAHPKKGHSAEFLIAVGEKAESTHAIRIVPSAVDYWLTTTYARERHFRKWWLGKHRQLPLIEAYEALAVQYPRGLASVGPLAVELSGEMQEVSAQ; this is translated from the coding sequence ATGCCAATGACCCACGAGCAACACGAGAAGAGTCTCAAGTCTCCGGCTGTTTGCGAACTGCTGCCCCTGCGCGACCTTCCTGCCGGAGACAACGTCATGGTGCGGACAAACGGGGCTTTTGTCGCCGGCTACGAACTACGCGGCATCCTGACCTACTTTGCCACCGACGAGGATCGAAACCAGACCAAGTCCATGCTCGAGGCTCTCTTTCGCAGCATTCCCGACGTCAGCATGCGGCTCCAGTTTCGGTATGAGATCTCCGAACATTTGGGAGATCTCCTCGACAGCTACGTCCAGCAGCAGCGGAGCCAACAGCCCGAGGTTATGGCGCTCGACGCACATCGAATGAGGATGTGGATGGAGAAGGAGCATAACGGCTTCTACTTCGAGAATCACCTCCATATCTATCTTGTGTGGGACCCGCGTATCCACGCTAAGCTCTACCACTCGGCGCAGCAAAACCGGAAGCTTGGTGGCTTCACGGTGAGCCAAAAGAAGGCGATCCAACGAACGCGTCGTGAGCATGAGACCTATCTTGCCGAGTTCGAGTCAATTCTCCGCGGGATCGAGGGGTCGATGGAGGCGACGAATCTGGGTCCCCGGAGACTATCCACTCAGGAGTTGTTCGAGGAACTCAAGCACTCCCAGCATCCGTCCCGCCGCGACCGCCGCCCCTATGTGCCAGGCGAAGAGTTGCTTGACTATCGCAGCGCACGTGAGCAGGCAACTCAGTCGAGCATCCTCAATGAGACAGAGAGCTACCTCAATATCGATGGCTACCTATATTCGGTCGTCAGCCTGAAAGAGCTTCCCGATGCCACATTCCCGGGGATGCTGCAGAACTTCTCCACGCTCGGGTTTCCCGTAGTCATCAGCGGACAGGTTGTCATCCCTGATCAGGTCAAGGTTCTCAAGGGTTATAAGAAGCGCCTGCAGAAGATGACCGCCGCGCAGAAGGACGCGAACGGCAACTTCAAATCGAATCCTGAAGCAGAGGTCGCGCAGGCCCAGCTCATTCAAATCCAGCGCGCCATCATCTCTTCTTCTCTCAAGACTGCGAAGCTGAGCCTGTCGGTGGTGGTGCGGACCTCGCAGCAGGCAGTCACCCTCGGCGATCTGGAACGTTCGGAGCGTGAGCTCGCCAATCGTACGCAGGAGGTCCTGAACGCTTTTACGCATATGAACGGTGCGAAGGCGGTGATGGAGTCCATTGCGAAGCGACGCATCTTTCTCGGGACACTGCCCGGTATGGCCGAGCCTGACAAGCGGGATCAGGACATGCTCACGTCTAATGTTGCCGATCTCGTCCCCGTAGAGATGCCGTGGACGGGCACCCGCCGGAGCCCTCTCATCCTGTTTGAGACACCCTATCGGCAGCTAATTCCGTTCTCTATGTTCGATCCGGACCTCTCAGACGCGAATGGCCTCCTGATGGCGAAGAGTGGCGGAGGGAAGACACTCGCCGCACAACAGATGCTGTTGATGGCGGCTCGGGGCAATCCCCTTATCTCCATCCTGGAACGTGGCGATTCGTATCAACCGCTGGTTGAACTGATGGGCGGAGAGATGATCGAGATGTCCCTCGACAGCGATCAGACAATCAATCCATGGGACCTGCCGAGAGGAGAGATCAAGCCGTCTAACGATCAGATTTCGTTTTTGAAGAACCTGACTCGCCACATGCTTGGTGAGAACACGCCTCCCGACATGGACATTGACCTGCTCGACAGCGTCCTGCTCGAAGCGATTGCCTCCACCTACAAGCGCTGCAGTGCGAAGACTTCGAACCCGGTGCCGCTTTTTGGAGATCTTGCGGCGGAGCTGGCGCATTGGCAGGACCGCGATCGCAACCAGAAGATCAACGCGATGGCCCAGATGGCTTCAACGAAACTGCGCGCCTGGGTGGACGAAGGACCCTATGCGCGGCTCTTCGATAGAACGACAACAGTTCACTTGAACAATCCATGGCTCTATTTCAACGTGGAGAAGTTGAAGGACGACCCTCGCCTCGAACGGGCCATGAGTCTGCTCATTGCTCATACGGCCACGTATCGCGCTTCGGGATCTACGGGGCAACCGAGCATTGTGCTGCTCGATGAATGCTGGGCGCTGCTGGAGTCGCCGATCCTCGCCAGCGTCGTCGTTCAACTCTTTCGCACTGCTCGTAAGCGCAATGCCAGTGTTTGGGGCATCAGCCAGACGCCGGAAGATTTCGTAGGTACGCCGGATCGGCCGAACGAGCACGGCGCCGGCATCGTCAAGAACGCCACGACCAAGATCATCGGCAAGCAGCCGGGTGACATGACAGCCCTCCGTGAACATGTCCACCTGAATGAGACGGCCCTCAATCAGATCAAAACATTTGCTCATCCCAAGAAGGGACATAGTGCAGAGTTCCTTATTGCGGTGGGCGAGAAGGCGGAGTCCACGCACGCCATCCGGATTGTTCCGAGCGCAGTCGACTACTGGCTTACCACGACCTACGCGCGGGAACGGCACTTCCGAAAGTGGTGGCTTGGCAAGCATCGGCAGCTCCCGCTCATCGAGGCATATGAGGCGCTTGCGGTGCAGTATCCGCGTGGATTGGCCTCGGTTGGACCTTTGGCGGTGGAACTGTCCGGAGAGATGCAGGAGGTTTCGGCACAATGA
- a CDS encoding type IV secretion system protein, whose translation MMSSIIQVHPGIATLAFFQGTQLNLFESFLTQAISGINSTSITSGMQNIAYVVLLIGFLWQVYQAALHGGDVRGLGVSLIKYVVTAIVVMNYSAVFTTVNQGFVNAGNWIGNATGVGNLLDNWKNDISTQYSQDGAQQMWGLVTGSMAGLIDGLLILVAYILYPFVIAIFGFFYIFYGSVLYIFGPIVIAFMPLGATSRLAKAYVENVFIWNAWPILYGGFGTLLSAVQMGQVGQMLSQNNFLGGLGNLEGSFLIGAASIIYSLAIAVIPFIAKRIVSGEVGATAGTLLGAATTALTAGIAAAEGVAAGITNSVGEAATGGGKAASGSSSAAGNSRVGTGSNQPAAAQRAQPNQPANINGHAALTASESASPTRGEAVADSIRGGLESAVDPTPRLWKGEDDPSSTGAQSSTSLAGEITKERSSQSGTISTQRDGASPNPSSRRPSGPTPALTRSHGLATWGAYHGARLATQAAMGGARSAGGVAQRVVGAIANPVETAGKFGAKAGQTAGAATSVAGKAATVAAKVASAVTHPRETAGGGVQAASSAATTAVADAASTIRQSVKAVSANFSEAYEKTHSEESPK comes from the coding sequence ATGATGTCTTCGATCATTCAAGTTCATCCCGGCATCGCGACTCTCGCATTCTTTCAAGGAACGCAGTTGAATTTGTTTGAGAGCTTCCTGACTCAGGCCATTTCAGGGATTAATTCGACCAGTATCACATCGGGGATGCAAAACATTGCCTATGTGGTCCTACTGATCGGGTTCCTTTGGCAGGTGTACCAGGCTGCTCTGCATGGCGGCGATGTCCGCGGGCTCGGCGTCAGCCTTATCAAGTATGTCGTCACCGCAATCGTCGTCATGAATTACAGTGCCGTGTTCACCACGGTCAACCAGGGCTTCGTCAACGCCGGCAATTGGATCGGGAACGCTACAGGGGTCGGCAATCTCCTGGACAATTGGAAGAACGACATCAGCACCCAATACAGCCAGGATGGAGCCCAGCAGATGTGGGGTCTGGTCACGGGCTCAATGGCTGGTCTAATCGACGGCCTATTGATTCTTGTGGCCTATATCCTCTATCCATTCGTCATCGCGATCTTCGGATTCTTCTACATATTTTATGGGTCGGTCCTTTATATCTTCGGTCCGATCGTGATCGCCTTCATGCCGCTTGGAGCAACCAGCAGGCTTGCCAAGGCGTATGTCGAAAATGTCTTCATCTGGAATGCGTGGCCGATCTTGTATGGGGGTTTCGGCACGCTGCTGAGCGCAGTCCAAATGGGCCAGGTCGGACAGATGCTCAGCCAGAACAACTTTCTCGGGGGGCTGGGGAATCTCGAGGGGTCGTTCCTGATCGGCGCGGCAAGCATCATCTACTCACTTGCTATTGCGGTGATCCCATTCATTGCGAAGAGGATTGTGAGCGGTGAAGTAGGTGCAACTGCCGGAACATTGCTCGGAGCCGCCACCACTGCCTTGACCGCAGGTATCGCGGCAGCGGAGGGTGTAGCTGCGGGTATAACAAACTCGGTTGGAGAGGCCGCCACAGGCGGAGGAAAGGCTGCGAGTGGAAGTAGCTCCGCTGCGGGAAACTCCCGCGTTGGGACCGGATCAAATCAGCCTGCTGCCGCCCAGCGGGCACAGCCAAACCAACCTGCAAATATAAACGGCCATGCAGCTTTGACAGCATCGGAGAGCGCTTCGCCGACTCGAGGCGAGGCAGTAGCGGATAGCATCCGGGGTGGTCTCGAATCTGCGGTTGATCCGACGCCTAGGCTGTGGAAGGGCGAAGACGACCCTTCTTCAACTGGCGCACAGTCGTCCACCAGTCTTGCTGGCGAAATTACTAAAGAGAGGTCCTCGCAGAGTGGTACTATTTCGACCCAACGAGATGGTGCATCGCCGAACCCTTCTTCGAGAAGGCCAAGCGGCCCCACCCCGGCACTGACGCGTTCGCACGGTTTAGCGACATGGGGTGCATACCATGGTGCCCGTCTCGCAACACAGGCCGCGATGGGTGGAGCTCGAAGCGCTGGAGGAGTCGCTCAGAGAGTAGTCGGTGCAATTGCCAACCCGGTTGAAACGGCCGGTAAATTCGGCGCCAAAGCGGGGCAAACCGCAGGGGCCGCGACGAGCGTTGCTGGAAAGGCAGCGACTGTTGCAGCAAAGGTCGCAAGCGCTGTGACGCATCCCCGGGAGACGGCAGGAGGGGGTGTGCAGGCCGCGAGTAGCGCGGCGACTACCGCTGTCGCAGACGCTGCTTCCACGATTCGTCAAAGCGTCAAGGCTGTAAGTGCAAACTTCTCAGAGGCGTACGAGAAGACACACTCTGAAGAAAGTCCCAAATAA
- a CDS encoding TraE/TraK family type IV conjugative transfer system protein, protein MSGTKEITNELGARPKYYEMDGARLANANRAWLLAFLMAGLAIIALVFAIAVRLKPPTVIRIGVNGEPSVLGQSSPVTTSSAGDPYLTEVFVKRFLTDYLNYSPTNVDDHWAAALNRMTRNLRGATIKAMSDNNVRGKIDDDQIQSVFHLREIAPVASEPLTYLIYGVKDVHHLTKGSEVTDHFVNEYRVRLVADRRSDLNPDGLWIAEYSEHPIDGERRNAVLSASDQTETSEEGR, encoded by the coding sequence ATGTCCGGTACAAAAGAGATAACGAACGAGCTGGGTGCTCGCCCGAAGTATTACGAGATGGACGGTGCGCGCCTTGCCAATGCCAACCGAGCGTGGCTGCTCGCTTTTCTCATGGCTGGTCTCGCCATTATTGCACTGGTTTTTGCCATAGCGGTTCGTCTGAAGCCTCCTACGGTTATCCGTATCGGAGTCAACGGCGAGCCCTCCGTTCTGGGGCAATCGTCTCCCGTTACGACCAGCTCCGCCGGCGATCCTTACCTGACGGAGGTCTTCGTCAAACGATTCCTTACGGACTACCTCAACTACAGTCCGACCAACGTAGACGATCATTGGGCGGCAGCCTTGAATCGGATGACGCGTAATCTGCGCGGCGCCACGATCAAGGCCATGTCGGACAACAATGTGCGCGGCAAGATCGACGACGACCAGATTCAGTCGGTATTTCATCTCCGCGAGATCGCCCCTGTTGCTAGCGAACCTTTGACCTATCTGATCTACGGGGTGAAGGATGTCCACCACCTTACCAAGGGGAGCGAAGTCACAGATCACTTTGTAAATGAATATAGGGTTCGGCTGGTCGCGGACAGACGCAGTGACCTCAATCCGGATGGTCTTTGGATCGCGGAATACAGCGAGCACCCGATCGATGGTGAACGGAGAAATGCGGTCCTGTCGGCTTCGGACCAGACGGAAACGAGTGAGGAGGGACGCTGA